Proteins encoded within one genomic window of Empedobacter falsenii:
- a CDS encoding arsenate reductase family protein: MKKVFFLKTCDTCKRIMKEFDFTGFDLHEIKTTAITAEELEEMKNLAGSYETLFSRRAQNYKKLGLKDQQLSEDDIKNYILSDYTFLKRPVVVDGDKIFIGNEKKNLEALGQYLK, translated from the coding sequence ATGAAAAAAGTATTTTTTTTGAAAACTTGCGATACGTGCAAACGTATTATGAAAGAGTTTGATTTTACAGGTTTTGATTTGCATGAAATAAAAACGACTGCGATAACGGCTGAAGAATTAGAAGAAATGAAGAATTTAGCTGGGAGTTACGAAACTTTATTTTCGAGACGTGCGCAGAATTACAAAAAATTAGGATTGAAAGATCAACAGCTTTCTGAAGATGATATCAAAAATTATATTTTATCAGATTATACTTTCCTAAAACGTCCTGTCGTGGTAGACGGAGACAAAATTTTTATTGGGAACGAAAAGAAAAACTTAGAAGCCCTTGGGCAATATTTGAAATAG
- a CDS encoding UbiA family prenyltransferase, whose amino-acid sequence MNVQKIILKVFALFSVVRGYNLIVLILAQYLAALFIFAPEVGHRQLLTNPKLDGLILCSILCVAAGYIINNFYDLEKDELKRPLQVYLQKQVSQGFKLTVYIVLNALALIIAALISWKVFVFFLVYQFLVWFYSHKINRFALIKNFYLVVIRVMPFFALLVYFDHFTFNLALHATFLTILLLITDIVKDLSSQKADLIYNYDSIPIKYGIDFTKVLISCLIITELIIGIIIIMKNDVGAMKYFFIASNIAFTVILFIIWRIKSSQAYKILHYFFKGMIVAGVFSIVLIEINPLTLQTIAQNFNQRIN is encoded by the coding sequence ATGAACGTTCAGAAAATAATCTTAAAGGTTTTTGCATTATTTTCTGTTGTTCGTGGCTATAATTTAATTGTGCTTATTTTAGCACAATATCTTGCTGCGCTTTTTATTTTTGCGCCAGAAGTTGGTCATCGTCAATTGTTGACAAATCCAAAGTTAGACGGGCTTATCCTTTGTTCGATACTTTGTGTGGCCGCAGGATATATCATCAATAATTTTTACGATTTAGAAAAAGACGAACTCAAACGTCCTTTACAAGTTTATCTTCAAAAACAAGTTTCACAAGGTTTCAAACTAACTGTTTACATTGTTCTAAATGCTTTAGCATTGATTATTGCGGCTTTAATTTCGTGGAAAGTTTTCGTTTTCTTTTTGGTTTATCAATTTTTAGTTTGGTTTTATAGTCACAAAATCAATCGATTTGCATTGATCAAAAACTTTTATTTGGTTGTCATTCGTGTGATGCCATTTTTCGCCTTATTGGTTTATTTTGATCATTTCACGTTCAATTTGGCTTTGCACGCTACTTTCTTGACCATTTTATTATTGATTACTGATATTGTAAAAGATTTGAGTTCTCAAAAAGCAGATTTGATTTATAATTATGATTCAATTCCAATTAAATATGGAATCGATTTTACAAAAGTTTTGATTTCATGTTTAATTATTACAGAATTAATCATTGGAATTATTATCATTATGAAAAATGATGTTGGCGCAATGAAATACTTTTTTATTGCTTCGAATATCGCTTTTACAGTGATTTTATTTATCATTTGGAGAATAAAATCGTCACAAGCATATAAGATTTTACACTATTTTTTTAAGGGAATGATTGTTGCTGGTGTATTTAGTATCGTATTAATCGAAATAAATCCCTTAACTTTGCAAACTATTGCGCAAAATTTTAATCAGCGCATAAATTAA
- the rluF gene encoding 23S rRNA pseudouridine(2604) synthase RluF has product MEETNFLRLNKYISDSGFCSRREADQYIENRLVQINGRVAKIGQFVGPNDVVTVKGVEIEPREKEHAVYIMLNKPVGVTCTTDPTDPDNIVDFLSFGERIFPIGRLDKDSQGLILLTSDGDIVNKILRAGNNHEKEYIVTVDKPITDEFCERMSKGVPILNQVTKKCKIEKISTNVFKITLIQGLNRQIRRMCEYFGYTVKKLERVRIMNLTLNVGIGQHRDLTAEELAEINRLTKDSEKHEEKKPASKSKKSSTKKTKEISPDFKDSKGKSIKKPVKKSTTQARAGKSKPPTNTKGGKFGKRR; this is encoded by the coding sequence ATGGAAGAAACTAATTTTTTGCGTTTAAACAAATATATTAGCGATAGTGGTTTTTGTTCGCGTCGCGAAGCAGATCAATACATCGAAAATCGTTTGGTACAAATTAATGGACGAGTTGCTAAAATTGGGCAATTTGTAGGACCAAATGATGTGGTGACTGTAAAAGGTGTCGAAATAGAACCGCGCGAAAAGGAGCATGCGGTTTATATTATGCTCAATAAACCTGTGGGCGTTACGTGTACAACAGATCCTACGGATCCAGATAATATTGTCGATTTTCTTTCGTTTGGAGAACGAATTTTTCCGATTGGTCGTTTAGATAAAGATTCGCAAGGATTGATTTTATTGACAAGCGATGGCGATATTGTGAATAAGATTTTACGTGCAGGAAATAATCACGAAAAAGAATATATCGTAACCGTTGATAAACCAATTACGGATGAATTTTGTGAACGAATGTCGAAAGGTGTTCCGATTCTTAATCAAGTTACGAAGAAATGTAAGATCGAAAAAATAAGTACAAATGTTTTCAAAATTACATTAATCCAAGGTTTGAATAGACAGATTCGTCGTATGTGCGAATATTTTGGTTATACTGTCAAAAAATTAGAACGTGTTCGAATTATGAACTTAACGTTGAATGTCGGAATTGGTCAACACCGAGATTTAACAGCAGAAGAGTTAGCAGAAATCAATCGATTAACGAAAGATTCAGAAAAACACGAGGAAAAGAAACCAGCTTCAAAATCAAAAAAATCATCAACGAAAAAAACAAAAGAAATTTCTCCAGATTTTAAAGATTCGAAAGGAAAATCAATCAAAAAGCCAGTAAAAAAATCAACAACTCAAGCGAGAGCTGGGAAAAGTAAACCACCAACAAATACCAAAGGAGGGAAATTTGGTAAAAGAAGATAA
- a CDS encoding pseudouridine synthase encodes MNNRRNQSNDRNSQGGNNRGKGGARGNSSSKPSSGKGKPTFGGKPSEEGKKSFGPKKPFNKPGEKPFVKRLKKAPVDDGTIRLNKYVANAGIASRREADELIKTGIVTVNGQVITEMGYKVQPDDEVRFDGRKISSEKNVYFVLNKPKGFISTSNDEKGRKTVMDLMSTATTARIFPVGRLDRQTTGVLLFTNDGYLTKKLTHPSHDIKKIYHVTLDKKLTANDLTDIKKGVRLIPEGIAVVDEISFIEGRPKNEVGVELHIGWNRVVRRIFETKGYEVEALDRVSFAGLTKKTLQRGDFRRLTELEVNFLKML; translated from the coding sequence ATGAATAACAGACGAAATCAATCCAACGACAGAAATTCCCAAGGCGGGAACAATCGTGGAAAAGGTGGAGCAAGAGGAAATTCTTCTTCTAAACCATCTTCAGGGAAAGGAAAACCAACTTTTGGTGGAAAACCATCAGAAGAAGGAAAGAAAAGTTTTGGACCAAAGAAACCGTTTAACAAACCAGGTGAAAAACCATTTGTTAAAAGACTGAAAAAAGCTCCAGTTGATGACGGGACTATTCGTTTAAATAAATATGTAGCGAATGCAGGGATTGCATCCAGAAGAGAGGCCGACGAGTTGATCAAAACTGGAATCGTTACAGTGAATGGTCAAGTGATTACTGAAATGGGTTATAAAGTACAACCCGATGATGAAGTGCGTTTCGATGGTCGTAAAATCTCTTCAGAGAAAAATGTATATTTTGTGTTGAACAAACCAAAAGGGTTTATTTCAACATCAAATGACGAAAAAGGACGTAAAACTGTAATGGACTTAATGTCTACAGCAACTACAGCGAGAATTTTCCCAGTAGGTCGCTTGGACAGACAGACAACAGGAGTTTTATTGTTTACAAACGATGGTTATTTAACTAAGAAATTAACGCATCCAAGTCATGATATCAAAAAAATATATCATGTAACTTTAGATAAAAAATTAACAGCAAATGATTTGACTGACATCAAAAAAGGTGTTCGTTTAATTCCTGAAGGAATTGCAGTTGTTGACGAAATTTCTTTTATCGAAGGTAGACCGAAAAATGAAGTTGGTGTAGAATTACACATTGGTTGGAACCGCGTTGTACGTCGTATTTTCGAAACAAAAGGATACGAAGTAGAAGCGTTAGACCGCGTTTCTTTTGCAGGACTTACAAAGAAAACTTTACAAAGAGGTGATTTTAGAAGATTAACAGAATTAGAAGTTAACTTCTTGAAAATGTTATAA
- a CDS encoding isoprenyl transferase: MSLVEQIDKNNIPNHVAIIMDGNGRWAKKNGKERTFGHKSALGAVRSSIETCRKLGIKHLTLYAFSTENWNRPKLEVNVLMTLLSSAIKDEINELHKNGVRLNVIGDLSKLPKKAFKDLTQAMEKTKDNTDCVLTLALSYGSKEELLHAMKSIAQKYKDGEISDNDFNEELVHQNLYTHDLPMVDLMIRTSGETRISNFLLWQIAYAELYFTEVLWPDFNEEEFYKAILNYQNRERRFGKISEQLTN, encoded by the coding sequence ATTAGTTTAGTAGAACAAATAGATAAAAATAATATACCTAATCACGTTGCAATCATTATGGATGGTAACGGAAGATGGGCTAAGAAGAACGGTAAAGAAAGAACTTTTGGACACAAAAGTGCTTTGGGAGCTGTACGATCTTCAATCGAAACTTGTCGAAAATTAGGTATAAAACATCTTACACTTTACGCATTTTCTACTGAAAATTGGAACCGTCCAAAATTAGAAGTCAATGTTTTAATGACTTTATTAAGTTCTGCAATTAAGGACGAAATAAATGAATTACACAAAAATGGAGTTCGCTTGAATGTGATTGGAGATTTATCAAAATTACCAAAAAAAGCATTCAAAGATTTGACTCAAGCAATGGAAAAAACAAAAGACAACACAGATTGTGTTTTGACATTAGCATTAAGTTATGGTTCGAAAGAAGAACTATTACACGCGATGAAATCTATTGCCCAAAAATACAAAGACGGAGAAATATCCGACAATGATTTTAATGAAGAATTAGTTCATCAAAACTTATATACACACGATTTACCTATGGTAGATCTTATGATTAGAACAAGTGGCGAAACCAGAATTAGTAATTTCTTGTTGTGGCAAATTGCTTACGCAGAATTATATTTTACAGAGGTTTTGTGGCCTGATTTTAACGAGGAAGAATTTTATAAAGCAATTTTAAATTACCAAAATCGAGAACGTAGATTTGGTAAGATAAGCGAGCAACTAACGAACTAA
- a CDS encoding CBS domain-containing protein — protein MYITEYLSNEIKPGKVNSSPSQLLEVVQENKLTHLPLFKGLDFVGNISEEDLIELSIDDKKVDYTSYLESFYLSESSTLLDAIQMMYTNQANILPIINEQSRYVGFITETDIIYTFANFPFVAALGVSMLVSIAEKDLSMTAISNIIEVNNGKILGMMIVGNKEDSVYVLLKFSSSNLLTIGETFERYGYQVIQKFYNDEKQELLQSRYAQLLKYMNT, from the coding sequence ATGTATATCACCGAATATCTATCGAATGAGATAAAACCAGGGAAAGTTAATTCTTCTCCAAGTCAGCTTTTAGAAGTTGTGCAAGAGAATAAATTGACGCATTTACCTTTGTTTAAAGGGTTGGATTTTGTTGGAAATATCTCGGAAGAAGATTTGATTGAATTATCAATTGATGATAAAAAAGTAGATTATACTTCGTATTTGGAGAGTTTTTATCTTTCTGAATCGAGTACGCTTTTAGATGCAATTCAGATGATGTACACGAATCAGGCGAATATCTTACCAATTATTAACGAACAATCGCGCTATGTTGGTTTTATTACGGAAACGGATATTATCTACACATTTGCAAATTTTCCTTTTGTCGCTGCGCTAGGTGTTTCGATGCTAGTTTCGATTGCGGAAAAAGATTTGTCGATGACTGCGATTTCTAATATTATTGAAGTGAATAACGGAAAAATTTTGGGAATGATGATTGTTGGGAATAAGGAGGATAGCGTTTATGTTTTGCTGAAATTTAGTTCATCGAACTTGTTGACAATTGGTGAAACATTTGAGCGTTATGGATATCAAGTGATTCAAAAATTTTATAACGACGAAAAACAAGAACTTCTGCAAAGTCGTTATGCACAATTGTTAAAATACATGAATACCTAA
- a CDS encoding GLPGLI family protein, which yields MKLKALLFFLTIFSPFLFAQNLWKVEYETYDKIFFDEKDPVYKAALDKNNSTPKYYQLLFDENQSFFSEVVKIDNSQNQSSMSMSTIEDNIYIDYKTLQYKIEGNYVNKNILIIDNLPKYIWTISRESKEILGIKVKKATTEYKDSKIEVWFAPTLQPKGGPIFFNGLPGLILELKAVTTMKDESYETTFRAINIKEASKNEVIKIPSKGQKMTQIEKDYFVKEANRKMMEAYNNKVSKD from the coding sequence ATGAAATTAAAAGCTTTACTATTCTTTCTAACAATTTTTTCTCCATTTCTATTTGCTCAAAATTTGTGGAAAGTAGAATATGAAACCTATGATAAAATCTTTTTTGATGAAAAAGATCCTGTTTATAAAGCAGCATTAGATAAAAACAATTCTACACCAAAATATTATCAATTACTTTTTGATGAAAATCAGTCGTTTTTCAGTGAAGTTGTAAAAATTGATAATAGTCAAAATCAATCATCTATGTCGATGAGTACAATTGAAGATAATATTTACATCGATTATAAAACTTTACAATATAAGATTGAAGGAAATTATGTAAACAAAAATATTTTAATAATAGATAATTTGCCAAAATACATTTGGACAATTAGTCGAGAATCAAAAGAAATTTTGGGTATTAAAGTTAAAAAAGCAACAACTGAATACAAAGATTCTAAGATAGAAGTTTGGTTTGCGCCAACTTTACAACCAAAAGGCGGACCAATATTTTTCAATGGATTGCCAGGTTTAATTTTAGAATTGAAAGCTGTAACAACAATGAAAGACGAAAGTTACGAAACGACTTTTAGAGCAATTAATATAAAAGAAGCATCTAAAAACGAAGTGATTAAAATTCCATCAAAAGGTCAAAAAATGACACAAATTGAGAAAGACTATTTTGTAAAAGAAGCGAATAGAAAAATGATGGAAGCCTATAATAATAAGGTTTCTAAAGACTAA
- a CDS encoding NAD kinase, which produces MIKVALFGQKTSTSLTDIIPPFINYLVQNEIAFCVEQNFLQILKETTDFDTDNVETYTSHDDLDKSVKFLFSFGGDGTILSATTIVRDSNIPIIGVNTGRLGFLATINKSVLLEQMDSFFNDDYNIIPRTLLTVKRSDGVEIENNFAINEVTVVRRETTSMITVDAYLNNEFLNSFWSDGLIISTPTGSTGYSLSCGGPIVHPSNQNFVITPVAPHNLNVRPLIVSENEKIDLKIRSRANEYFLSLDSRNFPLTTDVELTIQKADFKILIVEAIDATYFTTLREKMLWGSDKRN; this is translated from the coding sequence ATGATAAAAGTTGCACTTTTTGGACAAAAAACAAGTACGTCTTTAACGGATATTATTCCACCATTTATTAATTATTTAGTTCAGAACGAAATTGCTTTTTGTGTTGAGCAAAATTTTCTTCAAATCTTAAAAGAAACAACTGATTTTGATACTGATAATGTAGAAACCTATACTTCTCATGATGATTTAGACAAATCGGTCAAGTTTTTATTCAGTTTTGGTGGAGACGGAACAATCTTATCAGCAACTACAATTGTTAGGGATTCTAATATTCCAATTATTGGAGTAAATACTGGACGTTTAGGCTTTTTAGCAACAATCAATAAAAGTGTATTGTTGGAGCAAATGGATAGTTTTTTCAATGATGATTATAACATTATTCCACGAACTTTATTAACAGTGAAAAGAAGTGATGGTGTAGAAATTGAAAATAATTTTGCGATAAACGAAGTAACTGTAGTTCGCCGTGAAACAACTAGTATGATTACAGTTGATGCTTATTTGAACAATGAATTTCTAAATTCTTTTTGGTCTGATGGATTGATTATTTCTACGCCAACAGGTTCTACAGGATATTCGTTGAGTTGTGGAGGACCAATTGTTCATCCGTCCAATCAAAATTTTGTGATTACACCTGTTGCGCCACATAATCTAAATGTACGTCCATTAATTGTGTCAGAAAACGAAAAAATTGACTTAAAAATACGTAGTAGAGCTAATGAATACTTCCTTTCGTTGGATTCTCGTAACTTTCCTTTAACAACTGACGTCGAATTGACGATACAAAAAGCTGACTTCAAAATCTTAATCGTTGAAGCTATTGACGCGACTTATTTCACAACTTTGAGAGAAAAAATGCTTTGGGGTTCAGATAAAAGGAATTAA
- a CDS encoding mevalonate kinase family protein has protein sequence MKNPLFYAKILLFGEYGIIENSKGLTIPYNFYQGALKFEPSEIAESSNAHLKNYAKFLEENFADTFDTKSFSEDVANGMYFDSNIPQGYGVGSSGALVAAIYDKYALNKIDINQNLNKEKISELKALFGNLESHFHGKSSGIDPLICYMNIPLLIQSKDDISTIGLPSANTDGKGAVFLINSGTPGETAPMIHIFFEKMKKEGFRKTLKEEFIKYNNACIENFVKGEYNPLFANLQKLSAWGYEHFRPMIPQKLVNAWKTGIDTDTYYLKLCGSGGGGYVLGFTQDYDKAKSYLKDFQTEVIYKF, from the coding sequence ATGAAGAACCCATTATTTTATGCCAAAATCTTACTTTTTGGCGAATATGGAATTATTGAGAACTCGAAAGGATTAACAATTCCTTATAATTTTTACCAAGGTGCATTAAAATTTGAGCCTTCTGAAATTGCAGAATCATCAAATGCTCACTTGAAAAATTATGCAAAATTTTTAGAAGAAAATTTTGCTGATACTTTTGACACAAAATCTTTTTCGGAAGATGTTGCAAACGGAATGTACTTCGATTCTAACATTCCTCAAGGATATGGTGTAGGTAGTTCAGGCGCTTTGGTTGCTGCTATTTATGACAAATATGCGTTGAATAAAATTGATATCAACCAAAATCTGAACAAAGAAAAAATCAGCGAATTAAAAGCTCTTTTCGGTAATTTAGAATCTCATTTTCATGGGAAAAGTTCTGGAATTGATCCTTTGATTTGTTATATGAATATTCCTTTGTTAATTCAATCAAAAGATGATATCTCGACAATTGGTTTACCTTCTGCAAATACTGACGGAAAAGGAGCTGTTTTCTTAATCAATTCTGGTACACCAGGAGAAACGGCACCAATGATTCATATTTTCTTTGAAAAAATGAAAAAAGAAGGTTTCCGTAAAACATTGAAAGAAGAGTTTATTAAATACAACAATGCATGTATCGAAAACTTTGTGAAAGGTGAATACAATCCACTTTTTGCAAATCTTCAGAAATTGTCAGCTTGGGGTTATGAACATTTCAGACCTATGATTCCTCAAAAATTGGTGAATGCATGGAAAACTGGAATTGATACAGATACGTATTACCTAAAACTTTGTGGTTCTGGCGGAGGCGGTTATGTTCTTGGTTTTACACAAGATTATGACAAGGCGAAAAGCTACCTAAAAGACTTTCAGACCGAAGTTATTTACAAATTCTAA
- the porG gene encoding type IX secretion system protein PorG, giving the protein MRRVFLFVFILCFSQLTFAQRHELGIFAGGANVIGDIGKANYINPFPTKTEPGGKIYLPISIGGLYRFNINPQMGFRANISYSKVGASDHRSKEYYKLERNKNFRNNIVEGSLMFEYNFFNINDDQEKAQSPYIFVGVGAFSAKGKEYDYDGTNNVIIEKTKYNTDLTIPFGVGYKVRFNYNWILSFETGVRYTSVDYIDYNKGKFTQNFTDAVADGVIPSDEYSKRVYGNTSNKDWYVLSGITLTYSFGRPACYCD; this is encoded by the coding sequence ATGAGGAGAGTATTTTTGTTTGTTTTTATACTATGTTTTTCGCAATTAACTTTTGCGCAAAGACATGAACTCGGAATTTTTGCTGGTGGAGCAAATGTGATTGGAGATATTGGTAAAGCCAATTACATCAATCCGTTTCCTACGAAAACAGAGCCAGGTGGGAAAATTTATTTACCAATTTCCATAGGAGGATTGTATCGTTTTAATATAAATCCGCAAATGGGTTTTAGAGCAAATATCTCTTATTCAAAAGTTGGAGCAAGTGACCACCGCTCGAAAGAGTATTACAAATTAGAAAGAAATAAAAATTTTCGAAATAATATTGTAGAAGGATCATTGATGTTTGAGTATAATTTCTTTAATATCAATGATGATCAAGAAAAAGCGCAATCGCCTTATATTTTTGTAGGAGTTGGAGCTTTTTCGGCAAAAGGAAAAGAATATGATTACGATGGGACAAACAACGTAATTATCGAAAAAACAAAATATAATACCGATTTAACGATTCCTTTTGGGGTTGGATATAAAGTAAGATTCAATTACAATTGGATTTTATCTTTTGAGACAGGTGTTCGTTATACAAGTGTTGATTATATAGATTACAACAAAGGAAAATTTACTCAAAATTTTACTGATGCTGTAGCTGATGGAGTTATACCTTCGGATGAATATAGTAAAAGAGTATACGGAAACACATCAAACAAAGATTGGTACGTATTATCAGGAATTACCTTAACGTACAGTTTTGGTCGACCTGCTTGTTATTGTGATTAA
- a CDS encoding alpha/beta hydrolase family protein, whose amino-acid sequence MKKIVYSLLFIAMTFGASVKAQENVTYQLPPQEILQLADADMPPSISTDRKAENAFLSYRSRYKTINELSEKELRLAGLRINPVTNINSRETFSEKITYFDLKTSKEKTIAGLPAKGRFSNQSWNTSQSKFAVTNTTNKGVELWIVDVKTQVATKVYEDKLNANLGRPFNWISDTELIVNVIPASKKALIDTKDAIATGPTVSVADGKEAQNRTYQDLLQNKNDEFNFEQLAISELVKVNIETGAKSKWKDAAMYTDISTSPDGQYVLVNEIKKPFSYLVTYNSFPSTDIVYDINGKLVKEVDHKELQEVVPKGFSSTIMGKRNLYWRADKPNTLYWVEALDGGDANKPAEYRDALYQVVAPFTANKELLVKVKDRYRGVTWGNDEVAIVRDAWYNTRNESSYLFNPSNPTQEPIRFFSRNSQDAYNNPGNFVTEMNDYGYNVLAINKGKLMLVGEGVSAEGILPFVDDFDIKTLKTTRLWRAQKSDKLEAIARVIDPKKGIILEQIQSKSDYPNLYFRNIFQKGGKPKQVTFTKNPFEAMNKVSKELITYKRADGVELSGTLYLPPNYDKTKKEKLPMLMWAYPREFKDASTAGQVTTSENKFTSPSYGGPIYWALRGYAVLDDAAFPIIGEGKEEPNDTFVPQLVANAKAAIDAVDKLGYIDRERVAVGGHSYGAFMTANLLTHSNLFAAGIARSGAYNRTLTPFGFQSEQRNYWEAPDVYNTMAPFQNADKMKTPLLLIHGEADNNTGTFPMQSERYFNALKGLGATTRLVLLPQESHGYAARENILHMLWEQDQWLEKYVKNKGKNSEKK is encoded by the coding sequence ATGAAGAAAATTGTTTACTCGTTGCTTTTTATAGCGATGACTTTTGGTGCGTCGGTAAAAGCACAAGAAAATGTTACTTATCAATTGCCTCCGCAAGAAATTTTACAATTGGCAGACGCGGATATGCCACCCTCAATTAGTACAGATCGTAAGGCTGAAAATGCATTTTTGTCTTATAGAAGTCGTTATAAAACGATTAATGAATTGTCAGAAAAAGAATTACGTTTAGCAGGATTACGAATTAATCCAGTTACAAATATCAATTCACGTGAAACATTCAGTGAGAAAATCACTTATTTTGATCTGAAAACTTCAAAGGAAAAAACAATTGCTGGTTTACCTGCAAAAGGTCGTTTTTCTAATCAGTCTTGGAACACTTCTCAATCAAAATTTGCCGTTACAAATACAACAAATAAAGGTGTAGAACTATGGATTGTTGACGTAAAAACGCAAGTTGCAACAAAAGTTTATGAAGATAAATTAAACGCAAACTTAGGTCGTCCTTTCAATTGGATTTCAGATACAGAATTAATTGTGAATGTAATTCCAGCTTCTAAAAAAGCTTTGATTGATACAAAAGACGCAATTGCGACTGGACCTACAGTTTCTGTTGCTGATGGAAAAGAAGCGCAAAACAGAACCTATCAAGATTTATTGCAAAATAAAAATGATGAGTTTAACTTCGAACAATTAGCAATTTCTGAATTAGTAAAAGTTAATATCGAAACAGGAGCAAAATCGAAATGGAAAGATGCTGCGATGTACACGGATATTTCGACTTCTCCAGATGGACAATATGTTTTGGTGAACGAAATCAAAAAACCTTTTTCATATTTAGTAACCTACAATAGTTTCCCATCAACTGATATTGTGTATGATATCAATGGAAAATTAGTAAAAGAAGTTGATCATAAAGAGTTACAAGAAGTTGTTCCGAAAGGATTTTCTTCGACGATTATGGGAAAAAGAAATTTGTATTGGAGAGCAGATAAACCAAATACTTTATATTGGGTTGAGGCTTTAGATGGTGGTGATGCAAATAAGCCTGCGGAATATCGCGATGCGCTTTATCAAGTTGTGGCGCCTTTTACTGCGAACAAAGAGTTGTTGGTAAAAGTAAAAGATCGCTATAGAGGAGTGACTTGGGGAAATGATGAGGTTGCGATTGTGAGAGATGCTTGGTATAATACGCGTAACGAAAGTAGTTATTTGTTCAATCCGTCAAATCCAACTCAAGAACCAATCCGTTTTTTCAGTAGAAATTCGCAAGATGCTTACAATAATCCTGGAAATTTCGTAACTGAAATGAATGATTATGGTTACAATGTTTTAGCGATTAACAAAGGAAAATTGATGTTAGTTGGAGAAGGAGTTTCTGCGGAAGGAATTTTACCTTTTGTTGATGATTTTGATATCAAAACACTGAAAACCACTCGTTTATGGAGGGCGCAAAAATCAGATAAATTAGAAGCAATTGCTCGTGTTATTGATCCGAAGAAAGGAATCATTTTAGAACAAATTCAATCGAAATCAGATTATCCAAATTTATATTTTCGTAATATTTTTCAGAAAGGAGGAAAGCCAAAACAAGTAACCTTTACAAAAAATCCTTTCGAGGCAATGAACAAAGTTTCGAAAGAATTAATTACGTACAAACGTGCTGATGGTGTGGAATTATCAGGAACGTTATATTTACCACCAAATTATGATAAAACGAAAAAGGAAAAGTTACCAATGTTAATGTGGGCTTATCCTCGCGAGTTCAAAGATGCATCTACGGCTGGTCAGGTAACAACTTCTGAGAATAAATTTACTTCTCCTTCTTACGGAGGTCCTATTTATTGGGCGTTGAGAGGGTATGCGGTACTAGATGATGCGGCTTTCCCAATTATTGGAGAAGGAAAAGAAGAGCCAAATGATACGTTCGTTCCTCAATTGGTTGCCAATGCAAAAGCTGCGATTGATGCGGTGGATAAATTAGGTTATATCGATCGTGAAAGAGTTGCGGTTGGTGGACATTCTTATGGTGCGTTTATGACAGCGAATTTATTAACGCATTCTAATTTATTTGCGGCGGGTATTGCGCGTTCAGGGGCTTATAACCGTACGTTAACGCCGTTTGGATTCCAGTCAGAACAACGTAATTATTGGGAAGCTCCAGATGTTTACAACACAATGGCTCCTTTCCAAAATGCAGATAAAATGAAAACACCATTGTTGTTAATTCATGGTGAAGCTGATAATAATACAGGAACTTTCCCGATGCAATCTGAGCGTTATTTCAATGCATTGAAAGGTTTAGGAGCGACAACTCGTTTGGTTTTATTACCACAAGAATCTCACGGATATGCAGCCAGAGAAAATATTCTTCACATGTTATGGGAACAAGATCAATGGTTAGAGAAATATGTGAAAAACAAAGGAAAAAATTCTGAAAAGAAATAA